A genomic region of Halobacteriovorax sp. DA5 contains the following coding sequences:
- the ybeY gene encoding rRNA maturation RNase YbeY: MAHSATIQVNKSRLIVNLADNSRADWGLKACENMLKDSLIVLSNFLYSKNTCLDKKVHEEIEVDLHFCGDSRMKQINREHRGKDKTTDVLSFPMYESLRPDSTDFVLPGPVMLGDIIISRNVAAKQARDFDIELEQEVIHLFCHGLLHLLGYDHEISQEEEEIMEALEKEILMKIKKSRQKK, translated from the coding sequence ATGGCCCATAGCGCAACTATTCAAGTAAACAAATCAAGACTTATTGTTAACTTAGCTGACAATTCTAGAGCTGATTGGGGACTTAAGGCCTGCGAAAATATGTTAAAGGATTCGCTTATTGTCTTAAGTAATTTCCTTTATTCAAAGAACACTTGTTTAGACAAGAAAGTTCACGAGGAGATTGAAGTTGATCTTCACTTTTGTGGCGACTCTCGTATGAAACAGATCAATCGCGAACATCGCGGTAAAGATAAAACAACAGATGTTCTTTCGTTTCCAATGTATGAAAGTCTTCGTCCAGACAGTACGGATTTCGTTCTTCCTGGCCCAGTAATGCTTGGAGATATCATTATTAGTCGAAATGTTGCCGCAAAACAGGCTCGCGATTTTGATATCGAGTTAGAGCAAGAAGTTATTCACTTATTTTGTCACGGACTTCTTCATTTGTTAGGATATGACCATGAAATCTCACAAGAGGAAGAAGAAATTATGGAAGCTCTTGAAAAAGAGATTCTAATGAAAATTAAAAAATCTAGGCAAAAAAAATAG
- a CDS encoding AAA family ATPase — protein MSRNDLSTWLLSHRSDDNCELNVKSPLNYLNEECEIIAVGSGKGGVGKTTTALMIANELSAKGKKVLLIDCDYNLSNTAVKLGLPLNDNFYSLLSLEKSFDECLYKLGNIHLLSGCNGNSDLFDTSFEHDKFIIDIIAAHRSEYDHVILDCPAGVNKETINLQAYADYRFMVVNPDRSSITDTYALIKILNQKYQIKNNHLIVNRVDSNQQYRKVVKSLVDTVASFMQANLRVLGGVKNLEIPSDKFDHALLKTEKNSLSKYYTNIINKFTDEDSTSRVAPVLLKGFSHSGSNPQQLA, from the coding sequence ATGTCCAGAAACGATCTTTCAACATGGTTGTTGTCGCACCGTAGTGACGATAACTGCGAATTGAATGTTAAAAGCCCTCTTAATTACCTTAATGAAGAATGTGAAATTATTGCAGTTGGTTCAGGTAAAGGCGGTGTAGGTAAGACTACAACTGCTTTAATGATCGCAAATGAATTAAGTGCAAAAGGAAAGAAAGTTCTTTTAATCGATTGTGATTATAATCTTTCAAACACGGCCGTAAAATTAGGTCTTCCTTTGAACGATAACTTCTACTCACTTCTTTCTCTTGAAAAATCATTTGATGAGTGTCTATACAAACTTGGAAATATTCATCTACTAAGTGGTTGTAATGGAAACAGTGATCTGTTTGATACTAGTTTTGAGCACGATAAATTCATTATTGATATTATCGCTGCCCATAGAAGTGAATATGATCATGTAATCCTTGATTGCCCGGCTGGAGTGAACAAGGAGACGATCAATCTACAAGCTTATGCTGATTATCGTTTTATGGTTGTTAATCCTGACCGTTCATCTATCACTGATACTTATGCATTAATTAAAATCCTAAACCAAAAATACCAAATTAAAAATAATCACCTAATTGTAAATAGAGTTGACTCAAATCAACAGTATAGAAAAGTAGTGAAGTCACTAGTGGATACTGTTGCAAGCTTTATGCAAGCAAACTTAAGAGTATTGGGTGGTGTAAAGAATTTAGAAATCCCATCTGACAAATTTGATCACGCTCTTTTGAAAACGGAAAAGAATTCCCTTTCGAAATATTACACTAACATCATTAATAAATTTACCGACGAGGACAGTACTAGTCGAGTCGCGCCTGTATTACTGAAGGGATTCAGTCATTCAGGTAGTAACCCACAGCAACTAGCTTAA
- a CDS encoding FliA/WhiG family RNA polymerase sigma factor: protein MSSLARKLKNLKDYRSTVDPKVKDEIVVEYAPLIKYIAQKIASRLPSNIELDDLISCGVIGLMDAIEKFDPSRDNKFKTYAEFRIRGAILDELRSQDWVPRSVREKAKLIDRAYSKLESELGRPATDDEMCKELECSKEEFHSMLNKAKSVSILNIDDSATFNRNDKRAMAGLNEDSKAMNPFTAVSNKNFRDKIKEGIEQLPEKQRLVLSLYYYEDLNLKEIGQVLDVTESRVSQLHTQAVMKLKAKLQTMFEGYEELVS, encoded by the coding sequence ATGTCATCGTTGGCCAGAAAATTAAAGAATTTAAAAGACTATAGATCAACTGTAGATCCAAAAGTAAAAGATGAAATCGTAGTGGAATACGCTCCACTTATTAAGTATATTGCACAAAAAATTGCCTCACGCCTACCATCAAATATTGAGCTAGATGATCTAATCTCATGTGGTGTTATTGGTCTTATGGATGCGATCGAAAAATTTGATCCTTCACGTGATAATAAATTTAAAACTTATGCTGAATTTAGAATTAGAGGAGCTATCTTAGATGAGCTTCGTTCTCAAGACTGGGTACCACGTTCAGTAAGAGAAAAGGCTAAGCTAATTGACCGCGCATATTCTAAACTTGAATCAGAGCTTGGACGTCCAGCTACTGATGATGAAATGTGTAAAGAGCTTGAGTGTTCTAAAGAAGAATTTCACTCAATGCTTAATAAAGCAAAATCTGTTTCTATCCTAAATATTGATGACTCTGCTACGTTTAATCGTAATGATAAGCGTGCAATGGCAGGTCTTAATGAAGACAGTAAGGCAATGAATCCATTTACTGCTGTTTCAAATAAAAACTTCAGAGATAAAATTAAAGAGGGAATCGAGCAGCTTCCTGAAAAACAAAGACTTGTTCTTTCACTTTACTACTATGAAGATTTAAACCTTAAGGAAATTGGTCAGGTACTAGATGTTACTGAATCACGTGTTTCTCAACTTCATACTCAAGCAGTAATGAAGCTTAAAGCTAAGCTACAAACGATGTTTGAAGGTTATGAAGAACTAGTAAGCTAA
- the coaE gene encoding dephospho-CoA kinase (Dephospho-CoA kinase (CoaE) performs the final step in coenzyme A biosynthesis.) codes for MKASPIKLKKEFITLKKDKRLYQMPCPVVGLTGGISTGKSTVSKILRDKGFPIIDADALVKEVYKTKESIDHLKKYYSRVVEEDNSINFKLLREYFFQDIQIQNDIESLIYRQLPEAFLKAFKDLGSPKVVIYDVPLLYEKNLDSFIDHKAVVYCPRAKQVERLMARDGIEKDLACKILAKQIDIEEKAKLADTVIDNSGKPEDLNLNMFLDHFDMH; via the coding sequence ATGAAAGCATCACCAATTAAACTTAAAAAAGAATTTATCACTTTGAAGAAAGATAAACGTCTATACCAAATGCCTTGTCCAGTTGTTGGACTAACAGGAGGTATTTCGACCGGAAAATCGACGGTGTCAAAAATACTACGTGATAAAGGATTCCCTATTATCGATGCAGATGCTCTTGTAAAAGAAGTTTATAAAACAAAAGAATCAATCGATCATTTGAAGAAGTACTATTCACGTGTTGTAGAAGAAGACAATTCAATCAATTTCAAACTTCTTCGTGAGTACTTTTTTCAAGATATTCAAATTCAAAATGATATTGAAAGTTTAATCTATCGCCAACTTCCAGAAGCTTTCTTAAAAGCGTTCAAAGATCTTGGTTCACCAAAAGTTGTCATTTACGACGTGCCTCTCCTATATGAGAAGAATCTTGATTCTTTTATTGATCATAAGGCCGTTGTTTATTGCCCAAGAGCAAAGCAGGTAGAGCGCCTTATGGCCCGTGACGGAATTGAAAAAGATTTGGCCTGTAAAATTCTAGCAAAACAAATCGATATTGAAGAAAAAGCAAAACTTGCTGACACAGTCATCGATAACTCAGGAAAACCTGAAGATTTGAATTTAAATATGTTTCTTGATCACTTTGATATGCATTAA
- the mazG gene encoding nucleoside triphosphate pyrophosphohydrolase, translating to MSLSEMERLREVVAKLRDPKDGCPWDLEQTHKSLLKYLMEESYEFMHAVEDGDYRKMEDELGDVLLQVVLHSQLASEKSKFDLNSVAKTIADKMVRRHPHVFTDNKAKDVAEIKQRWEEIKKAEKANEESLKKYEICNELLSFPALTSAAKIGKKTNKINFDWEDYTQVMYKVEEEWQELKEEITPGRELNKERVQEEMGDLLFSVAQLARHLDLDPEITLREANLKFKRRFNQLEDIAKEEGIVIRESSQDELETLWSRVKEKEKSN from the coding sequence ATGTCACTAAGCGAAATGGAAAGATTAAGAGAAGTTGTTGCAAAGTTAAGAGATCCTAAAGACGGTTGTCCATGGGATCTAGAGCAGACTCACAAGTCACTTCTAAAATATTTGATGGAAGAATCTTATGAGTTCATGCATGCAGTGGAAGACGGTGACTATCGTAAGATGGAAGATGAATTAGGTGATGTTCTTTTACAAGTAGTCCTTCACTCTCAATTAGCAAGTGAGAAATCAAAATTTGATCTCAACTCTGTGGCCAAAACAATCGCAGATAAAATGGTAAGACGACACCCTCATGTTTTTACAGATAATAAGGCAAAAGACGTTGCCGAAATTAAACAACGCTGGGAAGAAATAAAGAAAGCTGAAAAAGCAAACGAAGAAAGCCTTAAAAAATATGAAATTTGTAATGAACTTCTCTCTTTTCCGGCCCTTACAAGTGCTGCAAAAATTGGAAAGAAAACAAATAAAATAAACTTTGACTGGGAAGATTACACACAAGTAATGTATAAAGTCGAAGAGGAGTGGCAGGAGCTAAAAGAAGAAATCACTCCAGGACGTGAGCTTAATAAAGAAAGAGTTCAAGAAGAAATGGGAGATCTTTTATTTTCAGTTGCACAGCTTGCAAGACATCTCGATCTTGATCCAGAGATCACACTGCGAGAAGCAAACTTAAAATTTAAAAGAAGATTCAATCAACTTGAAGACATTGCTAAAGAAGAAGGCATTGTTATTCGTGAAAGCTCTCAGGACGAACTTGAAACCCTTTGGTCTCGCGTAAAAGAAAAAGAAAAAAGTAACTAA